A segment of the Lentisphaerota bacterium genome:
GACGAGCTCGACATGCAGGTGGAATCGCGCATGCCTCAGCTCGACAAACTCTCGCTCCGCCTCATGCCGTCACTGAACGAGATTCCTGCCGACTTTGTGAATGAAACCCGCGAATGGTCGCGCCTGCCCATCCGCGCGCGTCTGCGCTATTTGCGTGTCCATCCCGACCTCAGCGATGAAGAACGCGATTCAAAATGGTACGATATTCACTCCCGTTTCGCTTCGCCCTGGGCTTGCACGGTCATCACCCTCTTCGCCATTCCCATGGGTGTCGCAACCGGCCGGCAGGGCGTCTTCAAGGGGATTCTGACCGCGATCGCCCTCTTTTTCGCCTTTTTCGTCGCGGTCAACGGCTGTATGATCCTTGCGAAGCGGGGATTGCTCCCGCCCCTGATCGGCGCCTGGATGCCGAACGCCTCCTTCCTTGCGGCCGGCCTCTACCTGCTCTGGCGCCAACGGTGAACGCGCCGACGCGCATCCCGCCCCTGCGCACGTCTGCCGCTGGCCCGAAGTTCTGGATGGCCGCGCCGGTCGCAGCCGAATGCGATTGACTCCCCGCGCCGTTAGCGTTTTGAGTTGAGTATTTCCGCGAGACCGTCTATAAAGGGCGGCGTTCTCACCCATTTACGGAGAGGTGGCCGAGTTGGTCTAAGGCGCAGCACTGGAAATGCTGTGTGCTCTTACGGGCACCGGGGGTTCGAATCCCTCCCTCTCCGCCACTTTGCCTAAGAAAGGGAAAGCGATGAACCTGTTGATTGCTCTCATGATCCTGACGATGCCGGTGCTATCGGCTCTTGCCCAAACGGGGGCTACGGCGACGGACCTGAAGACGCTGTACAAGGCCGGTAGTTCGCAGCTGGAGGCCGAGTCCAAGTCAGCCTACGTGAGCGCCCTGGGCCTGGTCCGCAGGACCTTCATCCAGTCCGGGGATGTGGACGGGGTTGAGGCCGTGGATGCTGAAATCACACGGCTTGAGAAGGGCGGGATGCTCGACGCCGGCACCACCAATGCCAACACGGGAGTCTCGGCCGTAGCCCTGCGTCATGTCCTGGGGCACGACAAGAAACTGAGCGGTTGGATGGACCAGTATATGAAGAAGCTGGAAACGGCCGTCAAGTCATCGCTTCAGGCTAACAAGATTGAAGAGGCGAAGCTGTGGAAGGCTGAGTTGGAGCGAATCAGGCTAATCAAATCAGAGATCGACTCCAGAATCGCGATGCAAGGGGGGGCGAGCGACACGCAGGTCTTTCCGAGTGTCCCTGCCGCGAAGAAGACCGCGCCGGCTGATTCAGTGACGTTCAGGGGACACCACTACAAGCACTTTTCCGAAGCCGTAACGTGGGACGCCGCCAACATGCGGTGCAACCACTTGGGCGGCCATCTGGTGACGATCTCTGACGCCGAAGAAAATAATTTCGTTCTGAACCTCAGCGGCGCATGGGACACGTGGATTGGACTGCGGAAAACAGGCTCTCAATTTGTCTGGGTTGACAAGTCCCCGATGAACTACACAAACTGGGGGCCAGGTCAGCCCGACGCCATCAAGGTCAGGGGCAGAATGGAGGTCGAGAACGCGGGCGTGCTGATCGGGAATAGACAGAATCAGCCCTATGACTGGATGGGGCAATGGCCCGGCCGATGGTGTGACTTGCTGGGCAACCAGATCAATCCGGATGTCAAAGGTTTCGTCTGCGAGTGGGACTACTGAGAGGCCGGTCCTGAACCGGTCGTTCCTCAGCCTCTACCCATCGTTCTGCGTCTTTCCTACCCCCGCGCCACAGGGAAGCACGGCCGTCACGGAATAATTCCCATGCCTTTGAGCACCGACAGCATGATGGCCGCCGCCATGACCGAGCCGATCTGCCCGCCGGTGTTGGCGCCCACGGCGTGCATCAGCAGGTAGTTGGACGGATTGTATTTAAGCCCCTCCTTCTGCGCGACCCGAGCGGCCATGGGATAGGCCGAAATACCCGCCGCCCCGATCAGCGGGTTGACCCGGCCTCCGGTCGTGAAGCACATGAGCTTGCCGAAGAGGACGCCGCACACCGTGTCGAGGCAGATGGCCACGAAGCCAAACAGGAGGATCATCAGGGTCTGCGAGGTCAGAAACGCGACGCCATTCATGGTCGCGCCGATGGAGATGCCGAGAAAGAGCGTCACCACGTTGGCGATCTCGTTCTCGGTGGCCTTGGTCAAGCGACTCACCACGCCGCATTCCCGCATCAGGTTGCCGAGCATGATCGTGGCGATCAGGGGAAGCCCCTGGGGGGCGACCAGACCACCGAAAATGGTCACCATGATCGGAAAGATGATCCGGGCGTTCTTCGACACCGGATTCGTCTTTTTGGCCCGCTCGGTCATGTTGATGGCGCGTTCCTTTTCTGTCGTCAGCAGCCGCATGATGGGGGGCTGGATGATCGGCACCAGTGACATGTAAGAGTAGGCCGCGACGGAGACGGCCGCCAGCAGATGGGGCGCGTAGCGCGAGGCGACAAAGATGGCCGTCGGCCCGTCACAGGCGCCGATGACACCGATCGTCACCGCGTCCAGCTTGTCGAACCCGAAGAGCAGGGCCAGCCCGATTGTCAGGAAAATGCCGAACTGGCCGGCTGCACCCAGCAGAAAGATCTTCGGGTTCTCCAGCAACGGGCCGAAGTCGGTCATGGCGCCGATGCCGATGAAGATCAGCAGCGGGAAGAGCTCGTTCGCGATGCCCATGTTGTATAGGGTGCGCAGAAAGCCGCCCTCGCCCATCAGGTTGGCCAGGGGAATGTTGACCAGAATGGCGCCGAAGCCGATCGGCACCAGCAGCAGCGGTTCGACATCCTTCTTGATCGCGAGGTAGAGCAGCACGCCACCCACCGCAATCATCACGAGGTTTGACACGTGCAAATGGGCCACGCCTGCACCGAGCCCGCTCAACCCATTCAGTATGGCCTCAAACATGGATATCTCCCGTTGCTCTGTGTTCTAGTGGGCGTCGATGTCCCGATGGGGAAACATTTTTTTCAATAACTCCATCAACACCGCGAGCGTGGCAAGCGCCACCAGTGTGCCGCCCATACCGACCACAAGCAGGGTAAGGCCGAATGTCAGTGCGTCCATATTCACGTTCCTTTGACCAAACGATCCCGGAACGCACATTATTTCATGTGAGCGGAGAGGAGACAACCACAAAATCCACCACACGATCGACCCGCAAGCCCGGAAGGACGAAAATCCGGCTCCCGGCTACTCCAGACTTCAGGCGCGTGATGTGCCGGAGCCGCGGCTTTCCAGCTCGATCGTCACAGGGCCGTCGTTGACCAGCCGCACCTGCATCTCGGCGCCAAAACGACCGGAACCGACCCGTTCCGGGCCCAGGCGGGCGCGCAAGTGCGTCACGAGCGAGTCATAGAGGGGCTCCGCCTGCCCGGGGCGCGCCGCCGCCGCGAAACCCGGCCGGTTCCCGTGGCGGGCGTCGGCATAGAGCGTGAACTGGGAGACCACGATCACGGCGCCACCGACGTCTTCGAGCGAGCGGTTCATCGCGCCCGCATCGTCCTCGAAGATCCGCAACTGGGGCAGTTTCCGAGCCAGCCACAGCACGTCCTGTTCTCCATCCTCATGGCGGATGCCAAGCAACACCAGCAGCCCCCGACCCATCCTGGCGACCGTCTCGCCGTCGATCACGACCGACGCCTCCGTCACCCGTTGTATCAATGCCTTCATCCCGCCTCGCTCGTCACCAGTGCGCAGGTGGATTGGGGACAGGCCAACGGCTCACTCTGACACGTCAAGCACCTTTGGCCAAAGACATTCCGAACAGCCCGTAGATACCCGTAGCCCCAGCGCATGTCGGGCAGCAGGTAGCTGCCCTCGGTCCACTCGTTCCAACTGTTGAGAGTGACCAGCGGCGTCTGATTGGGGCGGGCGTCGAGCCAGGCTTTCGCCCGCCACAGGCAGGCTTCGAAGGCGTCGGGGGTCGAGTGAGTGACCACCCGCTCCTGCTTGAACGATGGGTTGCGGTGGGTGTTGTCCCAGCCGATCGAGGCGTGCGGGTAGTAGGTGCCGTGCATGGCCTCGTAGTCGGGCCAGTGGCGAATCGCCTCGTTGGCCCACACCACGTAGTCGCCATTCTGGCCGCCCTCCATGCAGTACTGATAGGCGGTGGCGCTGTCAAACCCGAGGACGCGGGCGGTGGCGGCTTCGCTGCCGGGCGCCAACTTGGCTCCGGCCTCGACGCCGGCCCGCATCCGGCCGATGGCCTGGATGTCCACCCCGGGCAGGCCGCGTTCCTCGCAGCGCCGGCGCATCCAGGCAAAGGCGTCCTTTGTCTGCTCGACGCCGCCCAGCCCGCCGATCAGGTTGGGATAGTCGAAGATCGAGAACACCGGCTTGCCCGCGATGCGGTAGTAGCTGTCGAGGGTGAAATACTTCGCGATGATTCGGTCGAACATGGGTTCGAGCACCGCGCGTGAGACCTGACCTCTCCAGAGTATCGGTCGCGGCTTGGACCAATCGGTGTCCACATGCATGTTCCAGAGCGTGTCCACGTCGTGGTTGGCCCACATCAGGTAGAACTTGCAGTCCGTGCCCTTGAGCGCAGGGATCAGCCCCTCATTGAGCTGGCGCTCGAAGCATGGCGCGTTCTCGTACCAGTACCAGTCCATGATGAACACGTTGATCCCGTGCGACATGGCCAGCTCGACGTGCTGGCGCATGACCTTCGGATCAGCCTCGTCCTGCCAGCCCAGCAACGGGATGCGCGGCATGTCGTGGCCCGGAAAGCGCGGCGTGCCGCGCCGCACCGTGTACCATTCCCCATCCTTCTCCGGCCAGAAATGCTCAACTCGGGGTTCGTAGTGGTACGACGGCCAGATGTAGGCTGCAATGTCATAGTGCTTCATCATGTTTCGTCTCCGCTAGAGCCAACGGTGTTATTGAGCCTACTTCGCAATAACAGATTCATCACGACGGTTTAAGGGTAGCGTTGGCATCGGCTGGTTGTCAATTGTCCCCTTTCAGGAATCATATCCGTCCCTTGTCTGCCTCAGGGCTCACATCACGGACAGCGCGTCGACGTCCACTGCCAGCGAGACGTCGGCTGGCGGAGACGCGGCCTTGACCGCCCGGCGCAATGGCCCAGTGAGCATCCGCACCGAGGCCGCGCGCAGGAGGATCTGATAACGGTAGTCGCCCTTGGCGCGAGCCAGCGGCGCGGGAATCGGCTCAGGGCACCCCGCGCCCGGCGGCAACAGGGGCGCGAGCGCCCGGTGCAACGCGGCGGCCGAGAAGGCGACTTTGCCCTCATCGCGTCCCTTGAACGTCAGACAGACCACATGGCTGTAAGGCGGGAGGCCTCCATCGCGGCGCAGAACCAGCTCACTCTCGGCAAAGCGCGGAAAATCGGCGGTGCGCGCCGCCTCGATCGCCGGATGGTCCGGGGTGTAAGTCTGGACGATCACGTGGCCGGGAATCTCGCCGCGGCCGGAGCGACCCGAGACCTGCGCCAGAAGCTGGAACGTGCGCTCGCCCGCCCGGTAGTCGGGCATGTGCAGACTCGAATCGGCCAGTAACACGCCGACGAGCGTGACATTGGGGAAATGGTGCCCTTTGGCGATCATCTGCGTGCCGATCAGAATATCGGTCTTCCCTGATCGGAAAGCGCCCAGGATCTCGTCAGGCCCATGCTTGCGCGCGGCGGCATCGGCATCGAGCCGGGCGATCCGCGCCTGGGGAAAGCACGTCTGCGCAATGGTTTCGATCCGCTGCGTCCCAAAACCGGTGTAGCGGAACGTCGGGTCGCCGCAGCCGGGGCATGCGGCCGGCACGGCGGCGCAGGCACCGCAGATGTGGCACCGGAGGCGGTTGTCGGTTTGATGGTAGGTATACGCGGTGCTGCACGCGTCGCACTCCGCGACAAAGCCGCAGCGGGTGCAGACCAGCGATGTGGCAAAGCCCCGGCGGTTGAGAAACAGGATCACCTGCTCGCCGACGGTCAGACGCCCCTGGATGGTCTCAATCAGCCGTTGTGAAAAGACCTGCACATGGCCGCTGCGCGCCGTTTCGAGGCGCATGTCGACCACCTCGACCGTTGGCATGGAACGATCCTCGACGCGGTTCTCGATCTGCGCCAGCGTGTACTTGCCGCGCTGAACGTTGACCCACGACTCCATGGCGGGCGTGGCGGAGCCGAGCACGACACCACAGCCCTCGATCCATCCGCGCATCACCGCCGTGTCGCGGGCGTTGTAGCGCGGCGCCTCGTCTTGCTTGTAGCTCGGTTCGTGCTCCTCGTCCACCACAATCAGCGCCAGATTGGACACGGGCGCGAACACGGCCGAACGCGGACCGATCACCACGCGGGCGTCGCCATCGCGGATCCGATGCCACTCATCGAACCGCTCGCCCTCGCTCAGGGCGCTGTGCAGGACGGCGATTCGCCCGCCGAACCGCCCCGCGAACCGCTGCACGGTCTGGGGTGTCAGCGCGATCTCGGGCACCAGCACGATCGCCCCGCCGCCGCGCTCCAGAACGTGCGCGATGGCCTGAAGATAGACCTCCGTCTTGCCCGAACCGGTCACCCCGTAGATCAGCATCGGCGGCGGCGGTTTGACGGCGCCAGCGGCTCGGGCGGCGAGCGCGGCGTCGCATTCGGCGCAAATCAGCCGCAAGGCGGCCGCCTGCTGGGGCATCAGGGTGAGCGGTCCGGTGGGCAGGATGGTTCGATTGGCGAGCGGGTCGCGCCGGATCTGACGCGTCTCCAGCGTCAGCCAGCCTGTGGCGGCCAGACGCTTGATCGTGTCGGGGGCGCATTTCAGCTCGCGACAGAGGATCTGAAGCAATCCACCGCCGCGAACGCGGATTTCGGCGATCAGGGCCTGCTGACGAGCAGTGAGCGGCGACCCGAGAGCGGCGGATGCCGACTGGCTTTCCGCCTCTGCCACCGGCAGGCTGACATACACCTGTTCCTTGGGCTTCGAGCCGCCATCCCGGACGGGCGAGGGGAGAGCACAGCGGAGCGACACTGCAAGCGGGGCGAAGTAATAATCAGCGATCCACCGGATCAGACGGATCAGGGTGGTGGAGAAGAACGGCCGGTCATCGTCAATTCCGGAGACCGACCGGAGCCTTCCGAATCCGGCAGCCGGCACGGTATCCTCGTTGAACAGCCCCAGCTGCACCGCAACACCCGCAGCCGCCACCTGCGGTTCGGGTTGGTCGGAGCACTCGATGACGTACCCCGAGCAGACGCGCGAACCGAAAGGGACACGCACCCGCACACCGGTGCGGATGCGGTCTACCCACTCTTCGGGCACGGCGTAGTCGAACAGCCGATCCAGCGCTGCGTCCAAAGCCACCCGTGCGACCATCACACCACCCACCACCCACGCAGATTAGTCGGCGAGAATGCTGATCGTGTTTGTGGTGCCGCCCATCAGTCTGGAGCAATCCGAAACATACTTTCTACGCGCGTCAAAGGTGCCACCACCGACGGTGATCCACGTCATCCGGCGTCCCTTGAAAGGCCCGGCCGGATTCAAGAGAACAGCCGTGTTGGTCTGGCAGTTGCCGGCCGCGCCAACGGTGCCGACGGCAAAGTCCTTGCTCACAATGAAAGCGTCACTCATTCCAGATGACGCGCTTGCGTTAAAAGCGCGCCACGCAATGTTGCCGATGAGAGGAAGTGTCCCACTCGGAGCGGGAGCAAAGCTTCCCGCCGCGAGCAGATCGCTCTTCACATCGCTGATCAACTGTTCGTCCGGCGTCAAGGCAATGGTTCCGGCGTTATTTTTCAACATGTTGGCGAAATAATCCGTGCCCACGGTTATTCCCAGCTCACTCGGCCATACCGGACCCAGACTGAGCACCTCCCGCTCGTTGTTCGCCGAGACCACGCCAACCCAGACCCCTCGGCCCTTGTTTTTCATGGCGGTTGACCGGGCTTGGTCGATCGCGTTCTGAATTTGAGGGAACAACGCAGCCGCGAGGATGGCGATGATCGCGATCACCACCAGCATTTCAACGAGGGTAAATCCCTTAGCTCTGCGAATCGTCATGACTACCTTCCTTACTGTGCGACTCAAGTCGCCGTTAACCACGAATAAGATCCCACTCCAAACCATCGTCGTTTGTGATTGTGTCATGCATCCGGTGATCCGTCAACCCAAAAAATGAAAAATGAAGTGGTTGCGCAAGCACCCCTACTCGCATTTCCAGATCGTCACGGTGTTTGTACCGATGCCCATGACTATCCGGTTGTAGAGCTGTTTCCTTCGCGCATCGAAGGCGCTTCCTCCCTTGGAGATCCACACCGCGCGCTCGTCGCCGAAAGGTTCCACCTCTGCGTTCAGGGCGATCCGGCGGGCATCTTTGTCGCTTGTGCCTTGCCGGATCTTTTCAGCCCGGCGGGGGTCCTTGTCGCTTGTGCCTTTGCCTGCGCCCTTCCGGGTCGGATCACCGCTGACATTCCGGCTGAGCAGAAAGGCCATGTCCTGTGGGGCGGATTGCGTGATTTCGGTGACTCGCCAGGCGATGTTAGAGGCCGAAAGGGCGTTCGTTCCGGAGTAAGGTTGCAGGCCGGGTGCCAGGAGCCACTCGGGCATCAGCG
Coding sequences within it:
- a CDS encoding C-type lectin domain-containing protein; its protein translation is MNLLIALMILTMPVLSALAQTGATATDLKTLYKAGSSQLEAESKSAYVSALGLVRRTFIQSGDVDGVEAVDAEITRLEKGGMLDAGTTNANTGVSAVALRHVLGHDKKLSGWMDQYMKKLETAVKSSLQANKIEEAKLWKAELERIRLIKSEIDSRIAMQGGASDTQVFPSVPAAKKTAPADSVTFRGHHYKHFSEAVTWDAANMRCNHLGGHLVTISDAEENNFVLNLSGAWDTWIGLRKTGSQFVWVDKSPMNYTNWGPGQPDAIKVRGRMEVENAGVLIGNRQNQPYDWMGQWPGRWCDLLGNQINPDVKGFVCEWDY
- a CDS encoding prepilin-type N-terminal cleavage/methylation domain-containing protein, whose amino-acid sequence is MRRAKGFTLVEMLVVIAIIAILAAALFPQIQNAIDQARSTAMKNKGRGVWVGVVSANNEREVLSLGPVWPSELGITVGTDYFANMLKNNAGTIALTPDEQLISDVKSDLLAAGSFAPAPSGTLPLIGNIAWRAFNASASSGMSDAFIVSKDFAVGTVGAAGNCQTNTAVLLNPAGPFKGRRMTWITVGGGTFDARRKYVSDCSRLMGGTTNTISILAD
- a CDS encoding D-tyrosyl-tRNA(Tyr) deacylase; the encoded protein is MKALIQRVTEASVVIDGETVARMGRGLLVLLGIRHEDGEQDVLWLARKLPQLRIFEDDAGAMNRSLEDVGGAVIVVSQFTLYADARHGNRPGFAAAARPGQAEPLYDSLVTHLRARLGPERVGSGRFGAEMQVRLVNDGPVTIELESRGSGTSRA
- the priA gene encoding primosomal protein N', coding for MVARVALDAALDRLFDYAVPEEWVDRIRTGVRVRVPFGSRVCSGYVIECSDQPEPQVAAAGVAVQLGLFNEDTVPAAGFGRLRSVSGIDDDRPFFSTTLIRLIRWIADYYFAPLAVSLRCALPSPVRDGGSKPKEQVYVSLPVAEAESQSASAALGSPLTARQQALIAEIRVRGGGLLQILCRELKCAPDTIKRLAATGWLTLETRQIRRDPLANRTILPTGPLTLMPQQAAALRLICAECDAALAARAAGAVKPPPPMLIYGVTGSGKTEVYLQAIAHVLERGGGAIVLVPEIALTPQTVQRFAGRFGGRIAVLHSALSEGERFDEWHRIRDGDARVVIGPRSAVFAPVSNLALIVVDEEHEPSYKQDEAPRYNARDTAVMRGWIEGCGVVLGSATPAMESWVNVQRGKYTLAQIENRVEDRSMPTVEVVDMRLETARSGHVQVFSQRLIETIQGRLTVGEQVILFLNRRGFATSLVCTRCGFVAECDACSTAYTYHQTDNRLRCHICGACAAVPAACPGCGDPTFRYTGFGTQRIETIAQTCFPQARIARLDADAAARKHGPDEILGAFRSGKTDILIGTQMIAKGHHFPNVTLVGVLLADSSLHMPDYRAGERTFQLLAQVSGRSGRGEIPGHVIVQTYTPDHPAIEAARTADFPRFAESELVLRRDGGLPPYSHVVCLTFKGRDEGKVAFSAAALHRALAPLLPPGAGCPEPIPAPLARAKGDYRYQILLRAASVRMLTGPLRRAVKAASPPADVSLAVDVDALSVM
- a CDS encoding sodium ion-translocating decarboxylase subunit beta codes for the protein MFEAILNGLSGLGAGVAHLHVSNLVMIAVGGVLLYLAIKKDVEPLLLVPIGFGAILVNIPLANLMGEGGFLRTLYNMGIANELFPLLIFIGIGAMTDFGPLLENPKIFLLGAAGQFGIFLTIGLALLFGFDKLDAVTIGVIGACDGPTAIFVASRYAPHLLAAVSVAAYSYMSLVPIIQPPIMRLLTTEKERAINMTERAKKTNPVSKNARIIFPIMVTIFGGLVAPQGLPLIATIMLGNLMRECGVVSRLTKATENEIANVVTLFLGISIGATMNGVAFLTSQTLMILLFGFVAICLDTVCGVLFGKLMCFTTGGRVNPLIGAAGISAYPMAARVAQKEGLKYNPSNYLLMHAVGANTGGQIGSVMAAAIMLSVLKGMGIIP